A segment of the Yersinia rochesterensis genome:
AAGCAATAATGAATGTTGCGGACAGTTCAAACATCGGCTTGCCGGCCGCATTTTTCCCCGAGGCTTTCACTTGCTGTTTCTGGCAACAGTACAGACCTAGCTCGCCCATGGGGTTTCGCCATTGAAACGCCTTATAGCCTTTATGCTCTCGTAGAAATTGTCGGATCTGCATGATGTAGTCGAGTTCACCCACGAACGAAAGCGGCCAGCTTTGGGCTTCTTCATTGAGTCCGTCGCCAGAACGCTGCGTATAACCATCACCCAGCTGCAATTCACGTGTGCGGGTCGTAATGTCCCCGACCGGATTTATGCGTGGGCAATATTCAAATTCCTTTATCATCTACGCCCCTGAATTCTTTTAGTTAAAGCGCCACCTTGCCCCAAGTCTTTAGCCATCAACGCCTTATAGCGGCTATCAACAAATGCGCCAATCTCCGCGCCAAATTGCTCCATGCCCTGGCTGCTTTGAGCGGAGGTATTACCGTTGCCGTCGATAGTGATATAGACCTGCGGCGCGGCTGAACCACTTCCTCCACCTGAGCTGGTCGGCATATTGCTACTCACCGCCCGAACGCCCAGTGAACCGTCAGCGGAGCGGGTTAGTGGCATAATTGCCTCTGGCCCCGCCTCCCCCATCACACCAGCACCTTTAGCAAACGCAAAAAAGGTAGGTGAGCTGACAACTTGGCCGCTGTAAGCGCTTAGGCTTGGCGAATCATAAACGCCGCCCTTGGCATTAAATGACAATCCGCTATAAGCTCCACCGGAGAATGCGTTGCTTGCCGAACCCGCCGCACTTCCGCCGCCCATAACCCCCCCCAGCAGCCCGCCAGAGACACCGGTTATTGTCTGCATAATGGAGCTGGTGATAAGGGCTTGCGCCCCCATATCGACGAGGTTTTTGATAATCGATTGAGACAATGAAGCGAACAAATTCGACATAGCCTCTGTAGCCGTTTGGGTTTTATTCGCCAGACCCGTCAGCATATTAGTGAATCTGTCTTTGGAATCCTGATACAAATCCACGGCCATTCGCTGCAGATCACCTTGCGATGCGAATAATTGCAGGGATGCCTGGTATTGTTGTTCGCGGGTTTCGGTTTCAGAGGCAAGAATAAGCTGATTTTTTCGCTGTTCGGTGATAACACCTGCCGCCGCATAAGTCTCAATAAGCGCCTGACGCTTTGCCAGTTGGTTACTGAGGTTCTGCACCGGATCGACATTACCGGCCAGCTCATCATTCGCGCTGACGGCGGAGCGTTGGTTAGCCTCTGCCAGCGCCGTTAGATAGTCAGAGTGTATTTTCTCTTTGCGCCGATAGAGTTCCTCGGTGCTTTGTATTTCACCCCCCGTAATCTGCCGTTGAAGCTGTTCCTGTGCCTGCCGCTGAGATTCTGCTGCGGCGCGATAAGGATCTGACGCAATAGCCGCATTGTGATCTTCCCAACGCTGTTTTGACTCTGCCAGGGTTTTATTCAACCGTTCCAGTTCTACGCGCTGGCCATCGGTATATTTCGCCCCGGTTTCAATTGATGCAGCAAATAATGACGCGGCAGCTTCACCCTGCGCCAGGCGAACAGACTCAACCTGAATTTCTTTATTCAGATTAGCAATGGCTTGTTCATAAGCTTTCGTTGCACTTTCAGCCGTTTTGGTTGCACTGGCCGCTTTGTTTTTGGCCTGCTCATTCGCCTTATTCTGCTCTGTCTGATCATAATTACGCAGTTCGCCACTGACGAATTTTAACACTTCAGCAGGATCGGTGATTTTAAGGCGTTCAGCTTCCTGCTTGGCAATTTCTGTCGCCTGTGCTTTTCCCGATAGCTTTAATATCGCCAGCTTATCGTCCTGCACTTTTTGCGCATTTTTCAGTTCTTCGCTAACGGGAATAATCAGACTAGTCGAGTTAAAAGCGGCTTTGGCTTGGGTAGCAATATTCAGCGAGTTGGTAAAATTAGCCATCATTCCGGCTGCAATTCCCACTTCAACTTGTTCCAGCTTGAGGATGCCTACACCCTCTTTAAGCGTTCCATTTAGCTGAGCGCTCAGGACATTAGCACCGTTTACCGCCCTGCTTTTATTCTCTTCCGCATCCGTTAACTCTTTGAGTGCAATGGCTTGATTATTAATCGAGGTTTTCAGTTCTTCAGCTGCTTGCTTCCCAATTACAGAGCCTTTCCCCCATAAATAAATCTGGCGACTGTTGCGCTCAACGGCTTCAGTGGCTTTGTCGTAATTCTTTTGCGCATCAGCAACAACGGAAGAAAGTGCCGGTAATGAGTTATTCAGCTTGCCGATTTCTGCGGCTAACTGAACATTCCCCATCTCCCGCATTTTATCAATCAGACCACCGATTCCACCCGCCAGCTCTGTCGCTGACCGTTTGGCCTGTTCTGATTTTTCGTAGAAATAATAGATTGCACCGGCTGCCAGCATTGCGGCCCCGACCGGGCCACCCACCAAGCCCAGCGCCTTACTTGCCAGCCCGGAAGCGATATTTAAGCGCCCCTGCGCCGCCGCAAGAGCATCGGTTGCAGCGACTTCGGCGCGTGATGCCGCCGCAACAGCAGCGGAGTTGGTTGCCAACTGTGCACGAATAACAGCGCGAGCCTTTTCTGTTTGCGCCAGCTGTAGTTGAGCAACTAACGATTTCTGGACTGCTACCGCTGATTCTCGCTCAGCCCTGATTTGAAGCAGTGATGCCTGAACACCCTCAACTTGCGCCGCAGCCAGGGCAAGTTGTGAGCGGGTTGCGGTAATCAGATTGCCAGTCGCGCTGCTAACGCTGCTGGCCAACCCGCCGAAGTATCGTGCCAGTCCAAGGCCAACCAGCCCGGTACCGGCAGCAACTAATACATCAATGTTATTCGCCGCAGTGGAAATGACACCAGAGATTGCCGCCGTCACCCCCATCGCGGTGTTCGCGTCTCCGATATAAGCTTTCCAGTGGTTTGACAGCTTAGTGATGGCATCACCGACCGTGGTCGGCATGGCTTCGGCCAGTTCTGCGTTACGGTCTTTTGCGGCAATAGTGGCTTTTGCAAAAGTATCCATCGATAACTTGCCACTGGCGGCCAGTTTTTTAACCGCCGTCTCTGTCAGCCCCAGATACCGGGCAATATCACCAACAATCGTCGGCATAACTTCCATAACGGTATTCCACTGATCTCCGGCAACTTTGCCGGAAACCATGGATTTAGACAGGGCATTAATGGCGCTCTCGCCCTTTTCAGCGCTGGCCGCATTGGTGGTCAATGAACTGGAAATTGAATCAATAAAATCAATGGTGCTGGCGGTGGAGAAGCCAAGTTCCTTCATTGAGTTGGCACTACGAATATATAACTCGGATTGCTCCTCAATGCTTTTATAGGTGCGGTCGCTGATCTCCATCAGGCGTTGCTGAACGCTGTTATATTCCTCCTGTGAGCCAGTCGCCATTTTAATGCGTGATGAAATTTGCCCGTATTGGTCAGCCGTGTTGATGAGACTACTCACCGCGAACGAACCGGCAAGCACACCCACCATGGCGCGTGCTGATTCTCTTATGGTGGCCAACTCATTGTTAAGTTCGGATAATGCGCGTTTGCTCTGACGCGTAGCCGCTTCTACCTTGCGAGAGCCGCCCTCCATTGTTTTGTAATATTCAGCACCCAGACGAGAAGCTCTTGCAATCTCGGTTTGAAATGAACTTGAGTTAGCCGACAGGTTGACGATCAGATCACCCAGAACTGTCATAGTTCCTCCCAGAAACCCGCCGAAGCGGGTGAATTACTCAGCCAACTGACCTAAAAACGCTTCAAGTTCTGATCCGTCGTCGTCAATTTTA
Coding sequences within it:
- a CDS encoding phage tail protein; the protein is MIKEFEYCPRINPVGDITTRTRELQLGDGYTQRSGDGLNEEAQSWPLSFVGELDYIMQIRQFLREHKGYKAFQWRNPMGELGLYCCQKQQVKASGKNAAGKPMFELSATFIIAYHP
- a CDS encoding tape measure protein; this encodes MTVLGDLIVNLSANSSSFQTEIARASRLGAEYYKTMEGGSRKVEAATRQSKRALSELNNELATIRESARAMVGVLAGSFAVSSLINTADQYGQISSRIKMATGSQEEYNSVQQRLMEISDRTYKSIEEQSELYIRSANSMKELGFSTASTIDFIDSISSSLTTNAASAEKGESAINALSKSMVSGKVAGDQWNTVMEVMPTIVGDIARYLGLTETAVKKLAASGKLSMDTFAKATIAAKDRNAELAEAMPTTVGDAITKLSNHWKAYIGDANTAMGVTAAISGVISTAANNIDVLVAAGTGLVGLGLARYFGGLASSVSSATGNLITATRSQLALAAAQVEGVQASLLQIRAERESAVAVQKSLVAQLQLAQTEKARAVIRAQLATNSAAVAAASRAEVAATDALAAAQGRLNIASGLASKALGLVGGPVGAAMLAAGAIYYFYEKSEQAKRSATELAGGIGGLIDKMREMGNVQLAAEIGKLNNSLPALSSVVADAQKNYDKATEAVERNSRQIYLWGKGSVIGKQAAEELKTSINNQAIALKELTDAEENKSRAVNGANVLSAQLNGTLKEGVGILKLEQVEVGIAAGMMANFTNSLNIATQAKAAFNSTSLIIPVSEELKNAQKVQDDKLAILKLSGKAQATEIAKQEAERLKITDPAEVLKFVSGELRNYDQTEQNKANEQAKNKAASATKTAESATKAYEQAIANLNKEIQVESVRLAQGEAAASLFAASIETGAKYTDGQRVELERLNKTLAESKQRWEDHNAAIASDPYRAAAESQRQAQEQLQRQITGGEIQSTEELYRRKEKIHSDYLTALAEANQRSAVSANDELAGNVDPVQNLSNQLAKRQALIETYAAAGVITEQRKNQLILASETETREQQYQASLQLFASQGDLQRMAVDLYQDSKDRFTNMLTGLANKTQTATEAMSNLFASLSQSIIKNLVDMGAQALITSSIMQTITGVSGGLLGGVMGGGSAAGSASNAFSGGAYSGLSFNAKGGVYDSPSLSAYSGQVVSSPTFFAFAKGAGVMGEAGPEAIMPLTRSADGSLGVRAVSSNMPTSSGGGSGSAAPQVYITIDGNGNTSAQSSQGMEQFGAEIGAFVDSRYKALMAKDLGQGGALTKRIQGRR